A portion of the Sabethes cyaneus chromosome 3, idSabCyanKW18_F2, whole genome shotgun sequence genome contains these proteins:
- the LOC128741444 gene encoding serine proteinase stubble, producing MLSWHFLTCVIGILLCNGGGGGRLLTIANANVIHNVLGLPTTCIHQNVVRQCRLSFSCWLEGGRHVAGCGENRWLLSCCVKDNDLQSAPTMINPKLAYAAPMRPATALIPMGPIPMIPVKPRLPVVATSKKSSFFRRRSDQMGFMTECGIARTPHNTLQKRIIGGRTANFAEYPWQAHIRIAEYQCGGVLVSRMFVATAAHCIQQARLKDITIYLGELDTQNSGKIAEPLPAEKHRAEVKIVHPKFLFRMTQPDRYDLALLKLTRPAGYKTHILPICLPTKPLELIGRKGFIAGWGKTDANMGQTGTNILRTAAVPIISTKDCLRWHKSKHISVELYNEMFCAGHSDGHQDACLGDSGGPLIINDRGRFTLIGITSAGFGCGIDHQPGIYHNIQKTVKWIQNVIMTES from the exons ACGTCATTCACAACGTACTGGGACTACCGACGACCTGTATCCATCAGAACGTGGTCCGCCAGTGTCGGTTATCGTTTTCCTGCTGGCTTGAAGGTGGTCGTCATGTGGCCGGTTGCGGTGAAAACCGTTGGCTCCTGTCGTGCTGCGTCAAGGACAACGATCTTCAAAGTGCACCGACGATGATCAACCCCAAGCTGGCGTACGCAGCTCCGATGCGTCCTGCGACGGCACTGATTCCGATGGGCCCGATACCGATGATTCCCGTCAAACCACGACTCCCAGTAGTGGCGACCTCCAAGAAGAGTAGTTTCTTTCGCAGACGGTCCGATCAAATGGGCTTTATG ACTGAATGCGGAATAGCCCGCACTCCACACAACACGCTTCAGAAACGGATTATTGGTGGGCGAACGGCCAACTTCGCTGAGTATCCCTGGCAAGCGCACATTCGAATAGCAGAGTATCAATGTGGTGGAGTGCTGGTTTCACGGATGTTCGTCGCGACTGCTGCCCACTGCATTCAGCAAGCGCGGTTAAAAGACATCACAATCTACCTAGGCGAGCTGGACACGCAGAACTCTGGAAAAATAGCCGAACCGCTACCGGCAGAGAAGCATCGGGCGGAAGTTAAAATTGTTCATCCTAAATTTCTTTTCCGCATGACCCAACCGGATCGGTACGATCTGGCTTTGCTTAAGTTGACCAGACCAGCTGGCTACAAGACCCACATTCTACCGATTTGCTTGCCAACGAAACCGTTGGAACTGATTGGGAGAAAAGGTTTTATAGCCGGTTGGGGCAAGACCGACGCCAATATGGGCCAAACCGGGACGAATATTCTTCGCACGGCAGCGGTTCCGATCATAA GTACAAAGGATTGTCTTCGGTGGCACAAAAGTAAGCACATCAGTGTTGAGTTGTATAATGAAATGTTTTGCGCCGGGCACTCGGATGGTCATCAGGATGCCTGTCTGG GTGATTCCGGTGGTCCACTGATCATCAATGACCGGGGACGATTTACACTGATCGGCATCACCAGTGCGGGATTCGGTTGCGGAATAGATCATCAACCGGGAATCTACCATAATATTCAGAAAACGGTCAAATGGATTCAAAACGTGATTATGACTGAGAGTTGA